A single Candidatus Acetothermia bacterium DNA region contains:
- a CDS encoding hydrogenase maturation protease — MILVIGLGHPLRRDDGVGLWVASRLQGVEGLKVLGTQELVPELIPQVAVADLVIFVDARIGSGPVRWEPVHPGHRPALTHTFTPPGLLAWAEHLFGRAPEAWLVTVPARDLAFGEGLSPRTRRAAEALLGRLRAYLGREEGA, encoded by the coding sequence ATGATCCTCGTGATTGGGCTCGGCCATCCCCTCCGTCGGGATGACGGGGTCGGGCTGTGGGTGGCCAGCCGCCTCCAGGGGGTCGAGGGGCTGAAGGTGCTGGGGACGCAGGAGCTCGTGCCGGAGCTCATTCCCCAGGTGGCGGTGGCGGACCTCGTGATCTTCGTGGACGCCCGGATCGGGTCCGGCCCAGTGCGCTGGGAACCCGTCCACCCCGGGCACCGGCCCGCGCTCACCCACACCTTCACCCCACCGGGCCTCCTCGCCTGGGCGGAGCATCTGTTCGGCCGGGCCCCGGAGGCGTGGCTGGTCACCGTCCCCGCCCGCGACCTCGCCTTCGGCGAGGGGCTGTCCCCGCGCACGCGCCGGGCGGCGGAGGCGCTTCTGGGGCGGCTGCGGGCCTACCTCGGCCGGGAGGAGGGGGCGTGA
- a CDS encoding Ni/Fe hydrogenase subunit alpha — MKEIKVPVTRIEGHGLITLRLDRGGKVAAAKFHVTEVRGFERFCQGRTVWEMPGVTARICGICPASHLLCSAKAGDAILAVRPPRPAEVLRRLMNLGQFIQSHALSFFHLSSPDLLLGWDADPTARNVFGLAQAHPQLALDGIRLRAFGQEIIAALGEKRVHPAWAVPGGVRQPLSPEARDRLAAKLPEARRIAQDALALYEARLPEWGEEIETFGNFPSLFMALVAEDGTWEHYAGRIRFVDADRRVVADGLDPARYPEYIGEAVEGWSYLKFPYFQDAGYPEGLYRVGPLSRLNCCDRMGTPLADEALARFRAQADGKAVTSSFHYHYARLIEILAAVEQVARLLEDPEVLSPRVRAEAGINELEGVGVHEAPRGTLFHHYRVDEHGVIQQVNLIVSTGHNNLAMNRTVAQIAAKYLTGRKVNEGLLNRLEGGIRAYDPCLSCSVHAVGRMPLRVVLLGPTGEVLDERTRDA; from the coding sequence GTGAAGGAAATCAAGGTACCGGTAACCAGGATCGAGGGCCACGGGCTGATCACCCTCCGCCTCGACCGGGGCGGGAAGGTGGCCGCGGCCAAGTTCCACGTCACCGAGGTCCGGGGGTTCGAACGGTTCTGCCAGGGCCGCACGGTATGGGAGATGCCGGGGGTCACCGCCCGCATCTGCGGGATCTGCCCGGCGTCCCATCTCCTGTGCTCGGCCAAGGCCGGGGACGCCATCCTCGCCGTGCGCCCGCCGCGCCCGGCGGAGGTGCTCCGGCGCCTGATGAACCTGGGCCAGTTCATCCAATCCCACGCCCTGTCGTTCTTCCACCTTTCCTCCCCAGACCTCCTGCTGGGGTGGGACGCCGACCCTACGGCGCGCAACGTGTTTGGCCTGGCCCAGGCCCATCCCCAGCTCGCGCTGGACGGGATCCGCCTGCGCGCGTTCGGGCAAGAGATCATCGCGGCATTGGGGGAGAAGCGCGTCCATCCGGCATGGGCGGTGCCCGGTGGGGTGCGCCAGCCCCTGTCCCCCGAGGCCCGCGACCGGCTGGCGGCCAAGCTCCCCGAGGCCCGGCGCATCGCCCAGGACGCCCTCGCCCTGTACGAGGCGCGCCTCCCCGAGTGGGGTGAAGAGATCGAGACGTTCGGGAACTTTCCCAGCCTGTTCATGGCCCTGGTGGCCGAGGACGGGACATGGGAGCACTATGCGGGGCGGATCCGGTTCGTGGATGCGGACCGCCGAGTCGTCGCCGACGGCCTCGATCCGGCGCGCTACCCCGAGTACATCGGGGAGGCGGTGGAGGGCTGGTCCTACCTCAAGTTCCCGTACTTCCAAGATGCTGGGTATCCGGAAGGGCTGTACCGCGTGGGGCCCTTGAGCCGGCTCAACTGCTGCGATCGCATGGGGACGCCCCTCGCCGATGAGGCCCTCGCCAGATTTCGGGCCCAGGCCGACGGGAAGGCAGTGACCTCGTCGTTCCATTACCACTACGCCCGCCTGATCGAAATCCTCGCCGCGGTGGAGCAGGTGGCGAGGCTCCTTGAGGATCCGGAGGTGCTCTCGCCTCGGGTGCGGGCCGAAGCGGGGATCAACGAGCTCGAGGGGGTGGGGGTGCACGAGGCCCCGCGGGGGACCCTGTTCCACCACTACCGGGTGGACGAGCACGGGGTCATCCAGCAGGTCAACCTGATCGTGTCCACCGGGCACAACAACCTGGCCATGAACCGGACGGTGGCCCAGATCGCCGCGAAGTACCTGACCGGACGCAAGGTGAACGAGGGGCTCCTCAACCGCCTGGAGGGGGGGATCCGTGCCTATGACCCGTGCCTGTCCTGCTCGGTCCACGCCGTGGGGCGGATGCCGCTCAGGGTGGTCCTCTTGGGGCCGACCGGCGAGGTCTTGGACGAAAGGACGCGGGACGCATGA
- a CDS encoding NADP oxidoreductase — protein sequence MPKVRVATAWFSGCSGCHMSFLDLDERLLEFAGKAELVYSPIVDIKEFPDSVDVTLIEGAVGTSEHLHLLAEIRRKTRLLVAFGDCAVTGNVPSLRNPIPRGEVLHAVYGDGSIPGLEEGEVPQLLPQALPLHAVVRVDHFLPGCPPPPDRIWKFLRQLLAGKEPELAPQDLRFG from the coding sequence GTGCCCAAGGTTAGGGTGGCCACGGCGTGGTTCTCCGGCTGTTCCGGGTGCCACATGTCGTTTTTGGACCTGGACGAGCGGCTCTTGGAATTCGCGGGCAAGGCGGAACTCGTCTATTCGCCGATCGTGGACATCAAAGAGTTCCCCGACTCTGTCGACGTGACCCTGATCGAAGGGGCGGTGGGCACGAGCGAACACCTCCATCTCCTTGCGGAGATCCGCAGGAAGACGAGGCTCCTCGTGGCGTTCGGGGACTGCGCGGTCACCGGGAACGTTCCGTCCTTGCGCAACCCGATCCCGCGGGGGGAGGTCCTGCATGCGGTGTACGGGGACGGCAGCATCCCTGGCCTGGAGGAGGGCGAGGTCCCCCAGCTCCTTCCCCAGGCCCTGCCGCTGCATGCGGTGGTCCGGGTGGACCATTTCCTCCCCGGCTGCCCCCCGCCCCCGGACCGGATTTGGAAGTTCCTGCGCCAGCTCCTCGCCGGGAAAGAACCCGAGCTCGCCCCGCAGGACCTCCGTTTCGGGTGA
- the hoxU gene encoding bidirectional hydrogenase complex protein HoxU, with protein MIALRIDDIPVQAEPGQTILDAAKAAGIRIPTLCHLPGLSPVGACRLCLVEIRNWNGKLVPACATPVQEGLDVVANSDRLRELRRTILELLFAERNHICAFCVANGHCELQDLAAELGMDHVRFPYRFPPLPLDASHAKFGIDHNRCILCGRCVRACSEVEGAMTWGFAGRGIFTLVAADLGDPWGDSKTCTGCGKCVQACPTGALFEKGRATGEQEKRPAIVAALTERRPRAQG; from the coding sequence GTGATCGCCCTGCGCATCGATGACATACCCGTACAGGCCGAGCCCGGCCAGACCATCCTCGACGCGGCCAAGGCTGCCGGGATCCGCATCCCCACCCTGTGCCACCTTCCGGGCCTCTCCCCGGTAGGGGCATGCCGGCTGTGCCTGGTGGAGATCAGGAACTGGAACGGAAAGCTCGTCCCGGCCTGCGCGACCCCCGTTCAAGAGGGATTGGACGTGGTGGCCAATTCCGACCGCCTGCGGGAGCTCCGGCGCACGATCCTCGAGCTCCTGTTCGCCGAGCGCAACCACATCTGCGCCTTCTGTGTCGCAAACGGGCATTGTGAGCTCCAAGATCTCGCCGCGGAGCTCGGGATGGACCACGTGCGCTTCCCGTACCGGTTCCCGCCCTTGCCCCTGGACGCGAGCCACGCCAAGTTCGGCATCGACCACAACCGGTGCATCCTGTGCGGCCGTTGCGTGCGGGCCTGCTCCGAGGTGGAAGGGGCGATGACGTGGGGGTTCGCCGGGCGGGGCATCTTCACCCTGGTGGCCGCCGACCTCGGCGACCCGTGGGGGGACTCCAAGACGTGCACCGGCTGCGGAAAATGCGTCCAGGCTTGCCCCACCGGGGCGCTGTTTGAGAAGGGGCGGGCCACGGGCGAGCAGGAGAAGCGCCCGGCGATCGTGGCCGCCCTGACGGAAAGGAGGCCGCGTGCCCAAGGTTAG
- a CDS encoding (2Fe-2S) ferredoxin domain-containing protein, which produces MKLEDLRKIRERAEAELRLRGGAARVKIVVGMGTSGIAAGARQVLRAILDEVSRRNLRDVVVTQTGEKGLSAQEPIVEVHEPDRITIYGEVDEATARRIVVEHAVNGRPLEDHVVEMREVTR; this is translated from the coding sequence ATGAAGCTTGAGGACCTACGCAAGATCCGCGAGCGGGCGGAGGCGGAGTTGCGGCTCCGGGGTGGGGCGGCCCGGGTGAAGATCGTGGTCGGGATGGGCACCTCGGGCATCGCCGCTGGGGCCCGCCAGGTGCTACGGGCGATCCTGGACGAGGTCTCCCGCCGCAACCTCCGGGACGTGGTGGTCACCCAGACCGGGGAGAAGGGGTTGAGCGCCCAGGAGCCGATCGTCGAGGTCCATGAGCCGGACAGGATCACGATCTACGGCGAGGTGGACGAGGCCACGGCTCGGCGGATCGTGGTCGAACACGCGGTCAACGGTCGCCCGCTTGAGGACCACGTGGTGGAGATGCGGGAGGTGACGCGGTGA
- a CDS encoding ATP-binding protein, whose product MIEDLAMHIADLLANSLRAEARRIEVGLRRRGGDLVLEVADDGAGIPEGELGKVCDPFYTTKPRAKIGLGLPLLVQTAEEVGGECRVESSPGQGTRVAARLPWDHPDRPPLGDLVGTLVPLIAASPGVEFRVELSDDRETWRLSTREVRERIGDVPLTHPDVLLFLERSLREGMGRVGLKEER is encoded by the coding sequence ATGATCGAGGACCTGGCGATGCACATCGCCGATCTCCTCGCGAACTCGCTCCGGGCCGAGGCCCGGCGCATCGAGGTCGGGCTGCGCCGCCGCGGCGGTGACCTCGTCCTCGAGGTGGCCGACGACGGGGCCGGCATCCCCGAAGGCGAGCTCGGAAAGGTGTGCGACCCGTTTTACACCACCAAGCCCCGGGCCAAGATCGGCCTTGGCCTCCCTCTCCTCGTCCAGACGGCGGAGGAGGTGGGCGGGGAGTGCCGGGTGGAGTCCAGCCCAGGACAGGGGACGCGGGTCGCGGCGCGCCTCCCCTGGGACCACCCTGACCGGCCGCCCCTGGGGGACCTCGTGGGAACCCTCGTGCCGCTGATCGCAGCGAGCCCAGGGGTTGAGTTCCGCGTCGAGCTCAGCGATGATCGGGAGACGTGGCGGCTGTCTACCCGCGAGGTCCGTGAGCGCATCGGGGACGTGCCCTTGACCCACCCCGACGTGCTTTTATTTTTGGAGCGCTCTCTGCGGGAGGGCATGGGCCGCGTGGGGCTGAAGGAGGAGCGATGA
- the nuoE gene encoding NADH-quinone oxidoreductase subunit NuoE produces MEIKARVVELVKPYARKPSELIQALHRVQSELGHIPKAAQAALAETLGVPPSQVTGVVSFYHFFRTAPVGRHTVRLCLGTACHVRGAERVLKAIREELGVDLGGTSADGRFTLEGVRCLGACGLAPVMMVDGEVYGRLDPKRVKRILREVGKDGG; encoded by the coding sequence GTGGAGATCAAAGCGCGGGTCGTTGAACTGGTGAAGCCGTACGCGAGGAAGCCTTCCGAGCTCATCCAGGCCCTGCATCGGGTGCAGAGCGAGCTCGGGCACATCCCTAAGGCGGCGCAGGCCGCGTTGGCGGAGACGTTGGGCGTTCCCCCCTCCCAGGTGACCGGGGTCGTCTCGTTCTACCACTTCTTCCGCACCGCCCCGGTGGGCCGGCACACGGTGCGCCTGTGTCTGGGGACGGCGTGCCACGTGCGGGGCGCGGAACGCGTCCTCAAGGCCATTCGGGAGGAGCTGGGCGTCGACCTCGGTGGCACCTCGGCCGATGGGCGGTTCACCCTGGAGGGGGTGCGGTGCCTCGGGGCGTGTGGCCTGGCCCCGGTGATGATGGTGGACGGGGAGGTGTACGGGCGGCTTGACCCGAAGCGGGTGAAGCGGATCCTCCGCGAGGTCGGAAAGGATGGGGGATGA
- a CDS encoding PHP domain-containing protein: MRWFRADLHIHSVLSPCASLAMSPRRIVAEARRAGLDLIAVCDHNAGENGRYVRRLAGGAPAVLMGMEIQTEEEVEILAYFADEESCILLQEELYQYLPDISCRPDLFGDQLVVNAEDEIVRQVPRLLLAPVALPLAEVVRRVESVGGLAIPAHVDRIPGGLLAVLGLFPEGEWPWAVEIAPWTPLVAAWAAWPALRGRPIFRASDAHMPEEIGRTWTELLLAEPSLEELRAALQREGARAVRPGPEAKEDC; encoded by the coding sequence ATGAGGTGGTTCCGGGCTGATCTCCACATCCACTCCGTCCTGTCCCCCTGCGCCTCCCTCGCGATGTCCCCGCGCCGCATCGTGGCCGAGGCCCGCCGGGCCGGACTTGATCTCATCGCCGTCTGCGACCACAATGCCGGCGAGAACGGGCGGTACGTGCGGCGCCTCGCCGGTGGCGCTCCGGCTGTGCTGATGGGCATGGAGATCCAGACCGAGGAAGAAGTCGAGATCCTGGCGTACTTCGCCGACGAGGAGAGCTGTATCCTCCTCCAGGAGGAATTGTACCAGTACCTTCCTGACATCTCCTGTCGGCCTGACCTCTTTGGAGACCAATTGGTGGTGAACGCGGAGGACGAGATCGTGCGCCAGGTCCCCCGCCTTCTCCTCGCCCCGGTGGCGTTGCCCCTCGCCGAGGTGGTGCGCCGGGTGGAGTCGGTGGGCGGCCTGGCCATCCCGGCGCATGTGGACCGCATCCCCGGTGGCCTCCTCGCCGTGCTCGGCCTGTTCCCGGAGGGGGAGTGGCCGTGGGCGGTGGAGATCGCGCCCTGGACCCCCCTCGTCGCCGCGTGGGCCGCCTGGCCTGCCCTCCGCGGGCGCCCGATCTTTCGGGCGTCCGACGCCCACATGCCGGAGGAGATCGGCCGAACCTGGACCGAGCTCCTCCTCGCCGAGCCCTCGCTGGAAGAGCTGCGGGCCGCCCTTCAAAGGGAGGGGGCCCGGGCGGTCCGGCCCGGTCCGGAAGCGAAGGAGGACTGCTGA
- a CDS encoding DRTGG domain-containing protein, translated as MTVQAIAEKLGLEALAAADLAREVRGGYCSDLLSDVLAHAKAGDLWITHQRHLNVVAVAKLRELSGVICVRGLAPGPDVISRAADEKINLFLTSEDAFEVAGRLHRLLHP; from the coding sequence ATGACGGTACAGGCGATCGCGGAGAAGCTCGGGCTTGAGGCGTTGGCGGCTGCCGACCTCGCCCGGGAGGTGCGCGGCGGGTACTGCTCGGACCTCCTGTCCGACGTCCTCGCCCATGCCAAGGCCGGGGACCTGTGGATCACCCACCAGCGGCACCTGAACGTGGTGGCGGTGGCGAAGCTCCGGGAACTGAGCGGGGTCATCTGCGTGCGCGGCCTTGCGCCGGGGCCGGACGTGATCTCCCGCGCGGCAGACGAGAAGATAAATCTGTTCTTGACCTCCGAGGACGCGTTCGAGGTCGCCGGGAGGCTCCATCGGCTCCTCCACCCATGA
- a CDS encoding anti-sigma regulatory factor, with translation MAAGDLEGAGSVSTAVRRTLRELGVEPDVVNRAGIVCFEGEMNMVLFSQGGRIILIVREDRVELLFSDRGPGIADIDLARQPGYSTAPDWARELGFGSGLGIPNMEQNSDRFEIHSRVGEGTVIRSTILRGAHDGTGDRGEARA, from the coding sequence GTGGCCGCGGGGGACCTGGAGGGGGCGGGGTCCGTGTCCACCGCAGTCCGCCGGACGCTCCGGGAGCTGGGGGTGGAGCCGGACGTGGTCAACCGGGCCGGCATCGTGTGCTTCGAGGGGGAGATGAACATGGTCCTGTTCTCCCAGGGGGGGCGAATCATCCTCATCGTGCGCGAGGATCGGGTGGAGCTCCTGTTCTCCGACCGGGGCCCAGGGATCGCCGACATCGACCTCGCTCGGCAACCCGGGTACTCCACCGCCCCGGATTGGGCCCGCGAGCTGGGTTTTGGCTCCGGGCTGGGCATCCCCAACATGGAGCAGAACTCCGACCGGTTCGAGATCCACTCCCGGGTCGGGGAGGGCACGGTCATCCGATCCACCATTCTAAGGGGGGCACATGACGGTACAGGCGATCGCGGAGAAGCTCGGGCTTGA
- a CDS encoding DRTGG domain-containing protein produces MKLQALAELVGARFLTGADQGEREVTRAFAADLLSDVLAMVREEGVLLITGTVTPQVVRVAEVMNMGAILFVRGKLPTPATVEYAAGAGVPLLVTEKIMYETCGILYQHGILPAKRKGLPMDHVPPNPAHP; encoded by the coding sequence GTGAAGCTGCAAGCGTTGGCCGAACTCGTCGGGGCGCGGTTCCTGACAGGGGCCGACCAGGGGGAGCGCGAGGTCACCCGGGCGTTCGCCGCCGATCTCCTGTCGGACGTGTTGGCCATGGTCCGCGAGGAGGGGGTGCTCCTCATCACCGGCACGGTGACCCCGCAGGTGGTGCGGGTGGCGGAGGTCATGAACATGGGGGCGATCCTGTTCGTGCGGGGGAAGCTGCCCACTCCGGCCACGGTGGAGTACGCCGCCGGTGCCGGCGTCCCCCTCCTGGTCACGGAGAAGATCATGTACGAGACCTGCGGGATCCTCTACCAGCATGGGATCCTCCCGGCGAAGCGCAAGGGCCTGCCCATGGACCATGTCCCCCCCAATCCCGCCCATCCATAA
- a CDS encoding 2,3-bisphosphoglycerate-independent phosphoglycerate mutase, translated as MKAILIIADGLGGRPTDCGGATCLERAATPNLDELAARGALGLMDPIAPGVRPGSDTAHLSIFGYDPHQAYTGRGAFEALGIGMDVRPGDVCFRANFATVEETKDGLVVRDRRAGRLSEGAELAKALSSVRLDDLGVEAFFQASTEHRGALVLRGKGLSAAVSDTDPHAVGAPVAEAHAQTDDPAARRTAEALNAFSHRAHAVLRDHPVNRRRLSQGQPPANVLLLRGAAVMPHLVPITEGYGIRGVCIAGGALYKGVARAAGLEVLSVPGATGDLRTDLRAKARAAAQALAQVEFVFVHIKGTDNAAHDGDAEAKREFIERIDREFFGELLDGVSLSETHTCFSGDHTTPPQVREHTADPVPVLFVGPAIRPDRTRSFGERAAGEGGLGRFSGWLVPQLLGYCDLGPKFGA; from the coding sequence AATTCTGATCATCGCGGACGGGCTGGGCGGCCGGCCCACCGACTGCGGGGGGGCGACGTGCCTGGAGCGCGCGGCCACTCCAAATCTGGACGAGCTGGCCGCCCGTGGGGCACTGGGGCTCATGGACCCCATCGCCCCCGGGGTGCGGCCGGGCTCGGACACGGCCCACCTTTCCATCTTCGGATATGACCCGCATCAGGCCTATACCGGCCGCGGGGCGTTCGAGGCCCTGGGGATCGGGATGGACGTCCGGCCAGGGGACGTGTGCTTCCGCGCCAACTTCGCCACCGTGGAGGAGACGAAGGACGGCCTGGTCGTGCGAGACCGGCGGGCCGGGCGGCTCTCCGAGGGGGCGGAGCTGGCGAAGGCCTTAAGCTCCGTCCGCCTCGACGACCTCGGGGTAGAGGCGTTCTTCCAGGCGTCCACCGAACACCGGGGGGCGCTGGTCCTGCGCGGGAAGGGCCTTTCGGCCGCGGTCTCGGACACCGACCCCCATGCAGTGGGAGCCCCGGTGGCCGAGGCCCACGCCCAAACCGATGACCCGGCCGCCCGCCGGACAGCGGAGGCCCTGAACGCGTTCAGCCACCGCGCCCATGCCGTGCTCCGGGACCACCCGGTGAACCGGCGCCGGCTGAGCCAAGGCCAGCCCCCGGCCAACGTCCTCCTCCTGCGGGGGGCGGCGGTGATGCCCCACCTTGTGCCGATCACCGAGGGGTACGGGATCCGCGGGGTCTGCATCGCCGGGGGGGCCCTGTACAAGGGGGTGGCCCGGGCGGCTGGCCTGGAGGTGCTGAGCGTCCCCGGGGCGACCGGCGACCTCAGGACCGACCTCCGGGCCAAGGCCCGCGCCGCCGCCCAGGCCCTGGCCCAGGTCGAGTTCGTGTTCGTGCACATCAAGGGCACCGACAACGCCGCCCACGACGGGGACGCCGAAGCGAAGCGGGAATTCATCGAACGCATCGACCGCGAGTTCTTCGGGGAACTGCTGGACGGCGTTTCTCTTTCCGAGACGCACACCTGTTTCTCCGGGGACCACACCACCCCTCCGCAGGTTCGGGAGCACACCGCCGACCCGGTGCCCGTGCTGTTCGTGGGACCGGCGATCCGTCCGGACCGGACCCGATCGTTCGGGGAGCGGGCGGCCGGGGAGGGGGGCCTGGGACGGTTCTCCGGGTGGCTGGTGCCCCAACTCCTTGGCTACTGCGATCTCGGCCCCAAGTTCGGGGCGTGA